The following are from one region of the Corylus avellana chromosome ca1, CavTom2PMs-1.0 genome:
- the LOC132167967 gene encoding DNA-directed RNA polymerases II and V subunit 8A-like produces MVEFLFEDIFRIERLDPDGKKFDKVIRVEAKSEKFDMFMHLDVMVTKDFLLKEGDKFAMVLAPTLNLDGTPDTGYYTPGNRQSLADRFDYVMYGKLYRIADSSGRGNKAEITVSFGGLLMMLKGDPSHCNKFELDQKLYILMRKV; encoded by the exons ATGGTTGAGTTTCTTTTTGAAGATATTTTTAGGATTGAGCGACTGGACCCAGATGGTAAAAAGTTTGATAAAG TTATCCGGGTTGAagcaaaaagtgagaagttcgACATGTTCATGCACCTAGATGTGATGGTtacaaaggattttttattgaaagaaggTGATAAGTTTGCAATGGTACTAGCTCCGACATTAAATCTAGATGGAACTCCTGACACTGGCTATTATACTCCG GGCAATCGGCAGTCACTTGCAGACAGATTTGATTACGTCATGTATGGGAAACTGTATAGAATTGCCGATTCTTCAGGACGTGGAAATAAAGC GGAGATAACCGTTTCGTTTGGTGGGCTTCTGATGATGCTGAAGGGAGATCCATCTCATTGCAACAAGTTTGAACTTGATCAGAAGCTGTATATCCTAATGAGGAAGGTGTAA